The following proteins are co-located in the Phragmites australis chromosome 10, lpPhrAust1.1, whole genome shotgun sequence genome:
- the LOC133931398 gene encoding xyloglucan endotransglucosylase/hydrolase protein 24-like, producing MASDLTKTFVLVLCSMQLLLLAGLARAGNFYQDVDITWGDGRGKILSNGQLLTLSLDRSSGSGFQSKSQYLYGRFDMQMKVVPGNSAGTVSTFYLSSQGSLHDEIDFEFLGNASGEPYTVHTNVYSQGQGGREQQFRMWFDPTKDFHTYSVLWNPNHIVFYVDGTPIREFRNREAIGVAFPKSQPMRVYASVWDAEDWATQGGRVKTDWSQAPFTASYQGYTASGCTSPDAAACARSNSPWMYQELDSAGQDRLRWVQKNYMIYNYCTDTWRFPQGPPPECSAK from the exons ATGGCTTCCGATCTCACGAAAACGTTCGTGCTCGTTCTGTGCTcgatgcagctgctgctgcttgccgGCCTTGCTCGCGCCGGCAACTTCTACCAGGACGTGGACATCACCTGGGGCGACGGCCGCGGCAAGATCCTGAGCAACGGCCAGCTCCTGACGCTATCCCTGGACAGGTCCTCTGGTTCGGGCTTCCAGTCCAAGAGCCAGTACCTGTACGGCCGCTTCGACATGCAGATGAAGGTCGTCCCCGGCAACTCCGCCGGCACGGTCTCCACTTTCTAT CTGTCGTCGCAGGGGTCGCTGCACGACGAGATCGACTTCGAGTTCCTGGGGAACGCGAGCGGCGAGCCGTACACCGTGCACACGAACGTGTACAGCCAGGGGCAGGGCGGCCGGGAGCAGCAGTTCCGCATGTGGTTCGACCCCACCAAGGACTTCCACACCTACTCCGTCCTCTGGAACCCCAACCACATCGT GTTCTACGTGGACGGGACGCCGATACGGGAGTTCCGGAACCGGGAGGCGATCGGGGTGGCGTTCCCAAAGAGCCAGCCGATGCGCGTGTACGCCAGCGTGTGGGACGCCGAGGACTGGGCGACGCAGGGCGGGCGCGTGAAGACGGACTGGTCGCAGGCGCCGTTCACGGCGTCGTACCAGGGTTACACCGCGAGCGGGTGCACGTCGCCGGACGCGGCGGCGTGCGCGCGGTCCAACAGCCCGTGGATGTACCAGGAGCTGGACAGCGCGGGGCAGGACCGGCTCCGGTGGGTGCAGAAGAACTACATGATCTACAACTACTGCACCGACACGTGGAGGTTCCCGCAGGGGCCGCCGCCCGAGTGCTCGGCGAAGTAG